The genomic DNA CCCGTGAGCCGCCGTGCTCCTCACCCAGCTCGCGATAGACGGCGAGCGCCGACCGGTAGTCCGCCCGCGCGCTGCCGAACGGCAGCCTCGACGCCACCCGGACCGCCTCGTCCCCGGTCTCCAGCCGGTCGAGCAGCATCTGCTCGACGGCCTCGTCGCGCTCGGAGCCGTAGACCACGACGCCGCTCACCGGAACGGCCAGCAGCACCACACCCAGACCGGCCGCCAGCACCGGCCGCCAGGACCCGGCTACGGCCGAACGCCGGGCGGTCCGGGCTCCGTCCGCGACGGCGGCGGCCAGCACCACGAGGCAGCCGACGAGCACCCAGCCCGGCACCCCGTCAGGATCGGCGGGCAGCGCCGCCAGCAGCAGCGCCCCGGCCGCCGCCCAGCACAGCGCGGCCCGCGACCAGCTGCGCATCAGGACGTATCCGAGGCCGAGCCCGCTCAGGTTGAGCAGCCCGACAGCCACGGAACGCACGAGCGAACCGGGCGGCGGCGGCCCGATCGTGGGCGGCCGAAGAGGCGGCGGCGGAACGGACGACAGCACCTCGGGCTCCCGCCCCGGCCCGCCCGCCGGCCCGCTCTCGGCACCACCGCCGGGTCCGCCATCCGCTCCGCTGCCGGGTCCCATGAACCGATCGCCGGACTCCATTACGGTCCCCCCACCGTCGAGCCACACAAAGTCCCCGTGAATCTGCCCGGTTCCGTCACCCTTCACGCACGCTCCGGGCGCGATTCGCGCGCGGCTCCGCGGTCTCGGGCACGGCGGGCATGAGAAAGGCCCTCCAATCCGGCGTGATGCCTGATTGAAGGGCCTATTCGGCACTTCCTGCGAAGTGCCCCCGGCAGGATTCGAACCTGCGCACCCGGCTCCGGAGGCCGATGCTCTATCCCCTGAGCTACGGGGGCGTATCGCGGTGTTGCTCTGCGACGGGTGAAACACTACCAGCTTCCGCGGGGTGTCCGTGAACAGGTATTTCCGGTGCACGACGCGGGCACGACGCGGGTACGGGGCGTGCGTGAGACGCGCCCGCGTCGTGCGCGCGGCGTGCGAGACGCGCGCGACGTGCGGTTTCCGACCCGGCGCGGCACCGCGTGCGCTGTGTTCCGCCCGTCCCTACCGCGTGTTCCGGCCACGGCCGGGGGTCCGGTCGGCGGAGTGCTTCGCCACCCTTCCAGGGACGGAAGTGGTCAAAACCCGGACGCAGCCCCTCCGGCCGACCTACCCTCGAAACGTGTCAGGGGCGTACGGCCGCGTGCTTGTTGTCGACGACAACAAGGTCATCCGGCAGTTGATCAGGGTCAATCTCGAGCTGGAGGGCTTCGAGGTCGTGACCGCGGCTGATGGTGTCGAGTGTCTGGATCTGGTGCACCAGGTCTGCCCGGACGCGATCACGCTCGATGTCGCGATGCCCCGGCTCGACGGCCTGCGGACCGCCGCGCGGCTGCGGGCCGATCCCCGGACGAGTCATCTGCCCGTCGCGATCATCAGTGGCTGCACGCAGTACGAGGTGGACGCGGGGGTCTCGGCCGGCGTCGATGTCTTCCTGGCGAAGCCGTTCGAACCGAGCGAGCTGGTGCGGATCGTGCACCGGCTGGTGCGCCGGGAGGACCTGCCGCCGCTGGACGGGCGGCGAGGCGTGGGGCGGGCGGGGAGCGCCGCCGGCTGACCGGATGGCGAAACCGGGTCGCGAAGTGCCCCCCTGTCTCCCCTACGCTTGTCCCGTGACCCCCGCCGACCTCTCCCGGACCGTGCTGCACGCCGTGCGCCGCGCGGTCGACGAGGATGCGCTGCGCGCGCCCGTGCCCGCGCGCGTGCGGGTGGAGAGGACCCGGCCCGGCGGCAGCGGTGACTACGCCTGCGCCGTCGCGCTCCAGCTCGCCGGGCCCGCCGCGCTGCCGGCGCTGGAGGTCGCACGGATCCTGCGGGACCGGGTCGTCGCCGAGCCCGGGATCGGGCGGGTGGACATCACCGGGCCCGGGTTCCTGAGTTTCACCCTCGACGCCGGTACCGACGCCGCCGCTCGCCACGCCCTGGTGCACGAGGTGCTGGAGCGGGGGCCGCGGTACGGGCACGGCGACGCGCTCCGTGCGGAGGTGCTCCAGTTCCGGCACGCGCGTGAGGTACGGGCCGCCGTCAGCGCCCACGCGGTGCGCGCGCTGCTCCTCTCGCAGGGCGCCCGGGTGCGGATCAGCTGCGACGAGGCGTCCGACCCCGACTGGGCGCGGCTCGGAGTCACCGTCGACGCCCACGGGGTTCCGCCCGCCCCGCTCACCGCCGTACGGCCGGTTCCCGCCGGAGCGGAGGCGGGGGAGCTGCTGGAGCGGCTCGGGCCCGACGCCGTCCGGTGGGGGCTGCTGCGGCCCGCCGGGCACGACCGGGCGCCGCTCGGCGACGACCTGCTCGTCCAGAGCGCGGACAACCCGCTCTTCCTGGTGCGGTACGCCCACTCCCGGGCCCGTGCCCTCACGCGCGGCGCGGCGCTCCTCGGCTTCGACGGCGCGTACGACGCGAACACCGACGCCCGCCACCCCGCCACCGACGCCCTGTTCGGCCTTCTCGCCGACCACCCCGGTGTCCTCCTCGCCGCCGCCCGCCACCGCGCGCCGGACCGGCTCGCCCGGCACCTCGAAGCCGTGGCCCACGCCTTCTTCGACGTCCACGACTCCCATCCGCCGCTCCCCGCCGGCGACGAGAAACCCTCGGCCGCCCATCGCTCCCGGCTGGCCCTCGCCGAAGCCGCCGGGACGGTGCTGGCAGGCGGCCTGTCCCTGCTCGGTATCAGCGCGCCCGAACACCTCTGAGAGACCCGAGAGAGCAACACGATGAGCCGATCCGCACACCCCGCCGGACCCCGTCACGCCGACGTCCTGACGGAAGGGCACTACACCGCCCCGGCCGCCGATCTGAACGTGCTGGACGAGAAGGTCTGGTCCCGTACCGTCTCCCGCGACGCGGACGGCGCGCTCACCGTCGGCGGGATCGGCGTGGCACGCCTGGCCGAGGAGTTCGGCACCCCGGCGTACTTCCTCGACGAGAGCGACTTCCGCGCCCGCTGCCGCGCCTGGGCGGACGCCTTCGGCCCCGGTGCCGATGTCTTCTACGCCGGGAAGGCCTTCCTGTCGCGGGCCGTCGTGCGCTGGCTCAAGGAGGAGGGGCTCAACCTCGACGTCTGCTCCGGCGGCGAGCTGGCCACCGCGCTCGACGCCGGGATGCCGGCCGAGCGGATCGCCTTCCACGGCAACAACAAGACCGTCGCCGAGATCGAGCGGGCCGTCGAGGCGGGTGTGGGCCGCATCGTGCTCGACTCCTTCCAGGAGATCGTCCGGGTCGCCCACATCGCGCAGCAGCGGGGCGTGCGCCAGCGCGTCCAGATCCGGGTCACCGTCGGCGTCGAGGCGCACACCCACGAGTTCATCGCCACCGCGCACGAGGACCAGAAGTTCGGTATCGCGCTGGCCGGCGGGCAGGCCGCCGAGGCGGTGCGGCGGGCGCTGACCCTGGACGGTCTCGAACTGATCGGCATCCACTCGCACATCGGCTCGCAGATCTTCGACATGGCCGGTTTCGAGGTGTCCGCCCGGCGTGTGGTGCAGCTGCTCGCCGAGGTGCGCGACGAGCACGGCGTCGAGCTGCCCGAGATCGACCTCGGCGGCGGGCTGGGCATCGCGTACACCTCCGAGGACGACCCGCGCGAGCCGCACGAGATCGCCAAGGCGCTCAGCGACATCGTGACCCGTGAGTGCGAGGCCGCGAACCTGAACACCCCGCGCATCTCGGTCGAGCCGGGCCGTGCCATCGTCGGACCCACCGCGTTCACGCTCTACGAGGTCGGCACCATCAAGCCCCTCGAAGGGCTGCGCACCTACGTCAGCGTCGACGGCGGAATGTCGGACAACATCCGCACCGCGCTGTACGACGCCGAGTACAGCGTCGCGCTCGTCTCGCGCACCTCGGACGCCGAACCGATGCTGGTCCGGGTCGTCGGCAAGCACTGCGAGAGCGGGGACATCGTGGTCAAGGACGCCTTCCTGCCGGCCGACCTCGCTCCCGGAGACCTGATCGCGGTGCCCGCCACCGGCGCGTACTGCCGCTCCATGGCGAGCAACTACAACCACGCCCTGCGCCCGCCGGTCGTCGCCGTGCGCGACGGCGGGGCCCGAGTGATCGTCCGGCGCGAGACGGAGGAAGATCTCCTGCGTCTCGATGTCGGCTGATGAAATAGTCGTCTCAGGATCCGGACGGGTGGCAGAAACTCCCGTCCGGTGAGTGAGACTGGTCCACACCTAAGTATGTATGAGAAACGAGGTCGGATGATGCGTACGCGTCCGCTGAAGGTGGCGCTGCTGGGCTGTGGAGTGGTCGGCTCAGAGGTGGCGCGCATCATGACGACGCACGCCGACGACCTCGCCGCGCGTATCGGCGCGCCCGTCGAGCTCGCCGGTGTCGCCGTCCGCCGGCCCTCCAAGGTGCGGGAGGGAATCGATCCCGCGCTGGTCACCACGGATGCCACCGCACTGGTGAAACGGGGTGACATCGACGTCGTCATAGAGGTCATCGGGGGCATCGAGCCGGCCCGCACCCTCATCACGACCGCGTTCGAGCACGGTGCGAGCGTCGTCTCCGCCAACAAGGCGCTGCTCGCCGAGGACGGTGCCGCGCTGCACGCCGCCGCCGAGAAGCACGGCCGCGACCTCTACTACGAGGCGGCCGTGGCCGGTGCCATCCCCCTCGTACGGCCGCTGCGCGAGTCCCTCGCCGGTGACAAGGTCAACCGGGTGCTCGGCATCGTCAACGGCACCACCAACTTCATCCTCGACCGGATGGACACGAGCGGAGCCGGTTACTCCGAGGCGCTCGACGAGGCCACCGCCCTCGGGTACGCCGAGGCCGACCCGACCGCCGACGTGGAGGGGTTCGACGCCGCCGCGAAGGCCGCGATCCTCGCCGGTATCGCCTTCCACACCCGCGTACGCATCGGCGATGTGCACCGCGAGGGCATCACCGAGGTCACCGCCGCCGACATCGCCTCCGCCCGCCGCATGGGCTGCACGGTCAAGCTGCTCGCCATCTGCGAGCGCGCCGCCGACGGGCAGTCGGTCACCGCCCGCGTGCACCCCGCGATGATCCCGCTCAGCCACCCGCTGGCCTCCGTCCGCGAGGCGTACAACGCGGTCTTCGTCGAGGCGGAGGCGGCCGGGCAGCTGATGTTCTACGGCCCCGGCGCCGGTGGCGCGCCCACCGCGTCCGCCGTCCTGGGCGACCTGGTGGCGGTCTGCCGCAACAAGCTCAACGAGGCCCCCGGCCCCGGTGAGTCCGCCTACACGCGTCTGCCCGTCAGCCCGATGGGCGACGTCGTCACGCGCTACCACATCAGCCTCGACGTGGCCGACAAGCCTGGCGTACTCGCCCAGGTCGCGACGGTCTTCGCCGAGCAGGGCGTATCGATCGACACGGTGCGCCAGCAGGGCCGTCAGGACGGAGGCGGCGAGGCCTCTCTCGTCGTCGTCACCCACCGCGCGCCCGACGCCGCCCTCTCCGGGACCGTCGAAGCGCTGCGCAAGCTCGACACCGTGCGCGGTGTCGCCAGCATCATGCGTGTTGAAGGGGAGTAAGGACCCATGACCAGCAAGGGCACCCACCAGTGGCGCGGCATCATCGAGGAGTACCGGGACCGTCTTCCGGTCACGAGCACGACGCCCGTCGTCACGCTTCGTGAGGGCGGTACGCCGCTCGTACCGGCGCAGGTCCTCTCCGAGCGCACGGGCTGCGAGGTGCACCTCAAGGTCGAGGGCGCCAACCCCACCGGTTCGTTCAAGGACCGCGGGATGACCATGGCCATCACCCGGGCCAAGGAGGAGGGCGCGCAGGCCGTCATCTGCGCCTCCACCGGCAACACCTCCGCCTCCGCCGCCGCGTACGCGGTGCGGGCCGGAATGGTCTGCGCCGTCCTCGTACCGCAGGGCAAGATCGCGCTCGGCAAGATGGGCCAGGCGCTCGTCCACGGCGCCAGGATCCTCCAGGTCGACGGCAACTTCGACGACTGCCTGACCCTGGCCCGCTCGCTCTCGGACAACTACCCGGTGGCGCTGGTCAATTCGGTCAACCCGGTCCGCATCGAGGGCCAGAAGACCGCCGCGTTCGAGATCGTCGACGCGCTCGGCGACGCTCCGGACATCCATGTGCTGCCGGTCGGCAACGCGGGCAACATCACCGCGTACTGGAAGGGGTACACGGAGTACGCGGCTGACCGGGTCTCCACGCACGCACCGCGCATGTGGGGCTTCCAGGCATCCGGCTCCGCGCCGATCGTGCGCGGCGAGATCGTCAAGGACCCCTCCACGATCGCCACCGCGATCCGGATCGGCAACCCGGCCTCCTGGCAGTACGCCCTGGCCGCGCGGGACGAATCGGGCGGTTTCATCGACGAGGTGACGGACCGGCAGATCCTGTCCGCGTACCGGCTGTTGGCCTCGCAGGAGGGCGTCTTCGTCGAGCCGGCCTCGGCCGCGTCCGTCGCCGGTCTGCTCAAGGCCGCCGAAGAGGGCAAGGTCGACCCCGGCCAGAAGATCGTCTGCACGGTCACGGGCAACGGCCTCAAGGACCCCGACTGGGCCGTCGCGGGTGCCCCGCAGCCGGTCACCGTCCCGGTCGACGCGGCCGCCGCAGCCGAGAAGCTCGGCCTGGCGTAACCCTCCGCGCCCCTCGTGACCCTTCGCGACCGGGTGCGGAGAAAAGTAGCTCAACCGCCTCTTTTCGGGGCGGAGAGCGCATAGGAGGCGTGCGACACGCATCGTGCGCCTCCTGTGCGCCCTATGTCGCGACAGAACCTTCCTTCGATAAGCTGTATGCAACCGCCCCGCCGCATGTGCCGCGGTGCGGCCGGCGCCGTTGCCGTCGGTTGGGCGACAGAGGTTCCCGGAAGGCCGGGAGCCCCCTTCGCAGCCGCGCCCCCCAGTCACCTCCGCCCCCACCGCCGCAGAGCCACACCGCACCGAATCCCCGCTGTCTTACAAGGAGTCGTCCAACCGATGGCCGGTCCCGCGTTCCGAGCTGCCGCCGTCCGGGTGCGCGTCCCCGCGACCAGCGCCAATCTGGGCCCGGGTTTCGACGCCCTCGGGCTGTCGCTGGGGCTGTACGACGATGTCGTGGTCCGGGTCGCCGACTCCGGGCTGCACATCGACATCGCAGGTGAGGGCGCGCAGACGCTCCCCCGCGACGAGAGCCACCTCCTCGTGCGCTCCCTGCGCACCGCCTTCGATCTGCTCGGCGGACAGCCCCGCGGCCTCGAAATCGTCTGTGCCAACCGCATCCCGCACGGACGGGGCCTCGGCTCCTCGTCCGCCGCCATCTGCGCCGGTATCGTCGCCGCCCGCGCCGTGACGACGGGCGGCGACGCCCGCCTCGACGACGCGGCCCTGCTGGAGCTGGCCACCGAGATAGAGGGCCACCCGGACAATGTCGCGGCCTGTCTGCTGGGCGGCTTCACCCTCGCCTGGATGGACGGCGGAGCGGCCAGGGCACTCAGGATGGACCCTGCGGATTCCGTCGTTCCGGTGGTTTTCGTCCCCGGCCGGCCGGTGCTCACCGAGACCGCCCGCGGCCTGCTGCCGCGCACCGTCCCGCATGTCGACGCCGCGGCCAACGCCGGGCGCGCGGCCCTGCTCGTAGCGGCTCTCACCCAGCGGCCGGAGCTGCTGCTCGCCGCCACCGAGGACCGTATCCACCAGGAATACCGCGGACCCGCGATGCCGGAGAGCCTGGAGCTGGTGCACCGGCTGCGCGCCGACGGCGTCCCCGCGGTCATCTCCGGCGCGGGACCCACGGTCCTCGCGCTGGCGGAGGAGGGTTCGGCCGACAAGGTCGCCCGACTGGCGGGCGAGGGGTGGGCCGCGAACAGGCTCGCGCTCGACGCCGCGGGCGCGAGCGTTCTGCCGCTCGCCCCGTAATCGCATGTGATCGCCGGTGAGTGAGAGGGGGAATGTTTGTTGGAGCCGGTAGTGTTAACCTCAAGTCTGCAACCGACGTCTTTGTGGCGCGTTGCTTCGTGTCCCCCTCCGGGACCACCATTCTTCCGGGAGCCTCCCCAACTGCCTGAGCAGCCTGCCTGAGCAGTTTCGTGCACGCTCCGGAACCGGCACGACACCCCTCGCTCATCCAGGAGTGGGCCGAGCAGGGGGATCTCGCGCCGGACCCCGCACATTCATCTCTCCGCCGTACCCGGCGGACCACCGCCCCGGCAAGGTCCGCGATCCGCAAGATCACAGACCGCAGTCGGACAGCACAACCGGTCGCCGAGCCAGAAGGCCGACGTCCGCTCCAGGGAAGGACCCTTCGTGAGCGACACCACCGATCTGATGGGCGTGACTGCCGACAAGAACGTCGACAGCGCCGCGCCCGCCGAAGGTGCTGCCACTGGCACCACCGCACGGCGCCGCCGCTCCGGCACCGGCCTCGAGGGCATGGTCCTGGCCGAGCTGCAGCAGGTCGCGTCCGGCCTCGGTATCAGGGGAACTGCGCGGATGCGCAAGAGCCAGCTGATCGAGGTCATCAAGGAGGCGCAGGCGGGCAGCTCTGCCGCGCCCAAGGCCTCCACCAAGGCCGCTGCGGCCCCCGCCGGCACGGACACCGAGAGCAAGCCGAAGCGGCGTGCCACCTCCAAGGCGCGCACCGGGGACGAGGCCGCCGCACCGGCCGACAAGTCCGAGGCCCAGCAGCAGATCGACATCCCCGGTCAGCCGGCCAGCGACGACCAGCCCGCCGGCGAGCGCCGTCGGCGCCGGGCCACCGCTCAGGCGGGCAGCCCCGAGGCCAAGACCGATGCCAAGACCGAGGCCAAGGCCGAGGTCCGCGCGGAGCCGCAGGCCGAGCAGAAGAACGACGACCGCGGCGAGTCCAAGGCCGAGTCCGGCGCCGACAACGCCGAGGGCCGCCGCGGCGACCGCCGGGACCGCGGCGAGCGTGGTGACCGCGGTGACCGCGGTGACCGGCGCGAGCGTCAGCGCGACCGTCGCGGCAAGGGCGACGACCAGGGCCAGCAGGGCGGCGGGCAGCGCCCGCAGCGCCAGGGCCAGGGGCAGAGCCCGAGCCAGGGCCAGCAGGGCCGGGACAGCGGTCCGCAGGACGACGGTTACGACGACGAGGCGGGCGGCCGTCGCGGCCGTCGCGGCCGCTACCGCGACCGCCGTGGCCGCCGTGGGCGCGAGGACTTCGCCAGCGATGTGCAGGTCGCCGACGACGACGTCCTGATCCCCGTCGCGGGCATCCTGGACATCCTCGACAACTACGCGTTCATCCGGACCTCCGGCTACCTGCCGGGCCCGAACGACGTCTACGTCTCGCTCGCCCAGGTCCGCAAGAACGGCCTGCGCAAGGGTGACCACGTCACCGGTGCGGTGCGTCAGCCCAAGGACGGCGAGCGCCGCGAGAAGTTCAACGCGCTGGTGCGTCTCGACTCGGTCAACGGCATGGCGCCCGAAACCGGCCGCGGCCGTCCGGAGTTCCAGAAGCTGACCCCGCTCTACCCGCAGGACCGGCTCCGTCTGGAGACCGACTCCAATGTGCTGACGACGCGGATCATCGACCTGGTCGCCCCCATCGGCAAGGGCCAGCGAGGCCTGATCGTGGCCCCGCCGAAGACCGGCAAGACGATGATCCTCCAGGCCATCGCCAACGCGATCACCGTCAACAGCCCCGAGTGCCACCTGATGGTCGTCCTGGTCGACGAGCGTCCGGAAGAGGTCACCGACATGCAGCGGTCGGTGAAGGGCGAGGTCATCTCCTCGACCTTCGACCGCCCGGCCGAGGACCACACCACGGTCGCCGAGCTGGCCATCGAGCGCGCCAAGCGTCTCGTCGAGCTGGGTCACGACGTGGTCGTCCTGCTGGACTCGATCACCCGTCTGGGCCGCGCGTACAACCTCGCGGCGCCGGCCTCCGGCCGCATCCTGTCCGGTGGTGTCGACTCGACCGCGCTGTACCCGCCGAAGCGCTTCTTCGGCGCGGCGCGCAACATCGAGGACGGCGGTTCGCTGACCATCCTGGCCACCGCGCTCGTCGAGACCGGCTCGCGCATGGACGAGGTGATCTTCGAGGAGTTCAAGGGCACCGGCAACATGGAGCTCAAGCTCGACCGGAAGCTCTCGGACAAGCGCATCTTCCCGGCGGTGGACGTCGACGCGTCCAGCACCCGTAAGGAAGAGATCCTGCTCGGCACCGACGAGCTGGCGGTCGTCTGGAAGCTGCGCCGGGT from Streptomyces sp. NBC_00654 includes the following:
- a CDS encoding response regulator, giving the protein MSGAYGRVLVVDDNKVIRQLIRVNLELEGFEVVTAADGVECLDLVHQVCPDAITLDVAMPRLDGLRTAARLRADPRTSHLPVAIISGCTQYEVDAGVSAGVDVFLAKPFEPSELVRIVHRLVRREDLPPLDGRRGVGRAGSAAG
- the nrtL gene encoding ArgS-related anticodon-binding protein NrtL gives rise to the protein MTPADLSRTVLHAVRRAVDEDALRAPVPARVRVERTRPGGSGDYACAVALQLAGPAALPALEVARILRDRVVAEPGIGRVDITGPGFLSFTLDAGTDAAARHALVHEVLERGPRYGHGDALRAEVLQFRHAREVRAAVSAHAVRALLLSQGARVRISCDEASDPDWARLGVTVDAHGVPPAPLTAVRPVPAGAEAGELLERLGPDAVRWGLLRPAGHDRAPLGDDLLVQSADNPLFLVRYAHSRARALTRGAALLGFDGAYDANTDARHPATDALFGLLADHPGVLLAAARHRAPDRLARHLEAVAHAFFDVHDSHPPLPAGDEKPSAAHRSRLALAEAAGTVLAGGLSLLGISAPEHL
- the lysA gene encoding diaminopimelate decarboxylase, with product MSRSAHPAGPRHADVLTEGHYTAPAADLNVLDEKVWSRTVSRDADGALTVGGIGVARLAEEFGTPAYFLDESDFRARCRAWADAFGPGADVFYAGKAFLSRAVVRWLKEEGLNLDVCSGGELATALDAGMPAERIAFHGNNKTVAEIERAVEAGVGRIVLDSFQEIVRVAHIAQQRGVRQRVQIRVTVGVEAHTHEFIATAHEDQKFGIALAGGQAAEAVRRALTLDGLELIGIHSHIGSQIFDMAGFEVSARRVVQLLAEVRDEHGVELPEIDLGGGLGIAYTSEDDPREPHEIAKALSDIVTRECEAANLNTPRISVEPGRAIVGPTAFTLYEVGTIKPLEGLRTYVSVDGGMSDNIRTALYDAEYSVALVSRTSDAEPMLVRVVGKHCESGDIVVKDAFLPADLAPGDLIAVPATGAYCRSMASNYNHALRPPVVAVRDGGARVIVRRETEEDLLRLDVG
- a CDS encoding homoserine dehydrogenase yields the protein MMRTRPLKVALLGCGVVGSEVARIMTTHADDLAARIGAPVELAGVAVRRPSKVREGIDPALVTTDATALVKRGDIDVVIEVIGGIEPARTLITTAFEHGASVVSANKALLAEDGAALHAAAEKHGRDLYYEAAVAGAIPLVRPLRESLAGDKVNRVLGIVNGTTNFILDRMDTSGAGYSEALDEATALGYAEADPTADVEGFDAAAKAAILAGIAFHTRVRIGDVHREGITEVTAADIASARRMGCTVKLLAICERAADGQSVTARVHPAMIPLSHPLASVREAYNAVFVEAEAAGQLMFYGPGAGGAPTASAVLGDLVAVCRNKLNEAPGPGESAYTRLPVSPMGDVVTRYHISLDVADKPGVLAQVATVFAEQGVSIDTVRQQGRQDGGGEASLVVVTHRAPDAALSGTVEALRKLDTVRGVASIMRVEGE
- the thrC gene encoding threonine synthase encodes the protein MTSKGTHQWRGIIEEYRDRLPVTSTTPVVTLREGGTPLVPAQVLSERTGCEVHLKVEGANPTGSFKDRGMTMAITRAKEEGAQAVICASTGNTSASAAAYAVRAGMVCAVLVPQGKIALGKMGQALVHGARILQVDGNFDDCLTLARSLSDNYPVALVNSVNPVRIEGQKTAAFEIVDALGDAPDIHVLPVGNAGNITAYWKGYTEYAADRVSTHAPRMWGFQASGSAPIVRGEIVKDPSTIATAIRIGNPASWQYALAARDESGGFIDEVTDRQILSAYRLLASQEGVFVEPASAASVAGLLKAAEEGKVDPGQKIVCTVTGNGLKDPDWAVAGAPQPVTVPVDAAAAAEKLGLA
- the thrB gene encoding homoserine kinase yields the protein MAGPAFRAAAVRVRVPATSANLGPGFDALGLSLGLYDDVVVRVADSGLHIDIAGEGAQTLPRDESHLLVRSLRTAFDLLGGQPRGLEIVCANRIPHGRGLGSSSAAICAGIVAARAVTTGGDARLDDAALLELATEIEGHPDNVAACLLGGFTLAWMDGGAARALRMDPADSVVPVVFVPGRPVLTETARGLLPRTVPHVDAAANAGRAALLVAALTQRPELLLAATEDRIHQEYRGPAMPESLELVHRLRADGVPAVISGAGPTVLALAEEGSADKVARLAGEGWAANRLALDAAGASVLPLAP
- the rho gene encoding transcription termination factor Rho → MSDTTDLMGVTADKNVDSAAPAEGAATGTTARRRRSGTGLEGMVLAELQQVASGLGIRGTARMRKSQLIEVIKEAQAGSSAAPKASTKAAAAPAGTDTESKPKRRATSKARTGDEAAAPADKSEAQQQIDIPGQPASDDQPAGERRRRRATAQAGSPEAKTDAKTEAKAEVRAEPQAEQKNDDRGESKAESGADNAEGRRGDRRDRGERGDRGDRGDRRERQRDRRGKGDDQGQQGGGQRPQRQGQGQSPSQGQQGRDSGPQDDGYDDEAGGRRGRRGRYRDRRGRRGREDFASDVQVADDDVLIPVAGILDILDNYAFIRTSGYLPGPNDVYVSLAQVRKNGLRKGDHVTGAVRQPKDGERREKFNALVRLDSVNGMAPETGRGRPEFQKLTPLYPQDRLRLETDSNVLTTRIIDLVAPIGKGQRGLIVAPPKTGKTMILQAIANAITVNSPECHLMVVLVDERPEEVTDMQRSVKGEVISSTFDRPAEDHTTVAELAIERAKRLVELGHDVVVLLDSITRLGRAYNLAAPASGRILSGGVDSTALYPPKRFFGAARNIEDGGSLTILATALVETGSRMDEVIFEEFKGTGNMELKLDRKLSDKRIFPAVDVDASSTRKEEILLGTDELAVVWKLRRVLHALDQQQAIELLLDRMKKTQSNAEFLLQIQKTTPGNGND